The window TCCATCGGTTGGTTTGTCAACTGCGCCATTTATTCGCTCAAGGTGAGTTTTTTAAGCATGTATGATGTTACCGTTTCTGACAACCTAAAGGCCCGAAGCGTCCATACACAGGTAAAAGTTATTAAGAATATCATCGCCACTTTAATTGTTTTATTTACGATTTCTTTTATTCTTATGAGTTTTGAAAATTTTCGTCAAATCGGAACCAGCCTTTTAGGGTCGGTTGGTATTTTGGGAATAGTTGTCGGTTTAGGTGCCCAAAAGACCGTTGGTAACTTCATTGCCGGTATTCAGCTCGCCTTTACTCAGCCTATTCGCGTGGATGACGTGGTTATTGTTGAAAATGAATGGGGAAGGATCGAAGAAATCACTCTCACTTTTGTGGTGGTACGCATATGGGATTTGCGACGTCTTGTTTTGCCGATATCTTATTTTCTCGAGCGGCCTTTCCAGAATTGGACGAGGAGTTCGGCGGATATTCTTGGTTCGGTATTTATTTATGCTGATTATTCTGTTCCGATCGAAAAGATCCGAGAAGAATTGACTCGTATTCTTCAAAGCAATCCCCTTTGGAACAAAAAGGTTAATGTGCTTCAGGTGACGGATGCTAAGGAGCATACTCTTGAAATCCGCGCCCTGATGAGCGCAGCCGATGCTTCCAAGGCTTGGGATCTACGTTGTGCGGTGAGAGAAAAGTTGGTCACTTTTTTACAAAAGAGTTTTCCGGATTCTCTGCCGAAAACTCGGGTTGAACTGTCGCAAAAGGTAATATCGGCTTCACAGTAATCGAGGACGGAGCTGTTTTGGGTATGATATAACGGCCATTATGTCAGGGAAATAAACGATGCATAAAAGGAGAATTATTAAT of the Candidatus Omnitrophota bacterium genome contains:
- a CDS encoding mechanosensitive ion channel, which gives rise to MEKITNMLNHDLFVSLTILAGALTFAAIAYIISRFVLKKFNKKILFNKVEVFTGGLLTPLRFLFPSGFVLLAVPMLKLPNTVILYISSISKILFILSIGWFVNCAIYSLKVSFLSMYDVTVSDNLKARSVHTQVKVIKNIIATLIVLFTISFILMSFENFRQIGTSLLGSVGILGIVVGLGAQKTVGNFIAGIQLAFTQPIRVDDVVIVENEWGRIEEITLTFVVVRIWDLRRLVLPISYFLERPFQNWTRSSADILGSVFIYADYSVPIEKIREELTRILQSNPLWNKKVNVLQVTDAKEHTLEIRALMSAADASKAWDLRCAVREKLVTFLQKSFPDSLPKTRVELSQKVISASQ